The following DNA comes from Rhodanobacter sp. AS-Z3.
GCGTGAGTTCGGCGCCCATCAGCACAATCACCGACGCATAGAAAACCCAGGTCAACAACACCACCAACGCACCGGCCGAACCATAGGCCCCGCCCACGTCGCTGTGCGAGATGTACAAACCGATCACCCATTTTCCGGCCAGAAACAGCAGTGCGGTCAATGCGCCGCCGCGCAGCGCATCCCGCCAATGAATATGGGCATCCGGCAGCACCCGATACATCGCACCAAAGGCAAGCACGAATACGGCTGCCGAGAAAACGTATTCGATGGTGGCCCACATCCACGTATCGCCCGGCACCACCAGTTGCAACACGGCTGAGACAACAAACGTCACGATCATCATGAAACCGATCCCGCCGAGCAACGCCAGCCCGCGTGCTCGTGCCCGCAGCCATGCGCCAATGGCATTACCCGGTTGTGCTTCAACCCCCCAGATGCGGTTGAGTGATCCCTGCAATTGGGCAAATACCGAGGACGCACCGACAAGGGTGACGCCGATACCCACCAGGCCGGCCATGTTTCCCGCGCGCGGATGTTCGCGCG
Coding sequences within:
- a CDS encoding YihY/virulence factor BrkB family protein is translated as MKAIASLVKRTVISAFSGFGDDELMTRAAALAFYASVSFAPILILLVWMLSLLHSDGQQQLAAMLTGMIGSSAADAIQAVVSSAREHPRAGNMAGLVGIGVTLVGASSVFAQLQGSLNRIWGVEAQPGNAIGAWLRARARGLALLGGIGFMMIVTFVVSAVLQLVVPGDTWMWATIEYVFSAAVFVLAFGAMYRVLPDAHIHWRDALRGGALTALLFLAGKWVIGLYISHSDVGGAYGSAGALVVLLTWVFYASVIVLMGAELTHSLMVARGERAQPAEHASKDVSG